A stretch of Lepidochelys kempii isolate rLepKem1 chromosome 14, rLepKem1.hap2, whole genome shotgun sequence DNA encodes these proteins:
- the ST6GALNAC2 gene encoding alpha-N-acetylgalactosaminide alpha-2,6-sialyltransferase 2, producing the protein MGAPRWARLCLLLLAAVTLWVLLCGHDRDTQAPPKPSLLQQESLLLVPGGMSRHTGSHDLRGESSMVRGKPSKYSSEPGKAKPTKEQASSCPQSLTSKVKADPRFGKLFRFHIPVLMWARHVTQETRNRLKERSVPYGWQGLSDTAIASALHLLNDSANSWLFDKARFPEGCVRCAVVGNGGILNGSQQGKEIDAHDFVFRLNGAVIKGFEDDVGTKISFYGFTVNTMKNSLIAYGEYGFTQIPQSKDLRYIFIPSDIRDYVMLKSAILGSRVQEGYDRGDDPRKYFGPETSAKKFKLLHPDFIHYLTARFLRSEIINTQYGYLYMPSTGALMLLTALHTCDQVSAYGFITDNYRKFSDHYYEREKKPLVFYANHDMLLEAELWKSLYRAGIMKLYQR; encoded by the exons CCTGCTGCAGCAAGAGTCACTGCTGTTGGTGCCTGGAGGGATGTCCCGACATACTGGGAGCCATGACCTGAGAGGAGAAAGCAGCATGGTCAG AGGGAAGCCATCTAAATATTCTTCTGAGCCTGGGAAGGCTAAACCCACCAAGGAACAG GCCAGCTCATGCCCTCAGTCACTGACGTCAAAAGTGAAGGCGGACCCCAGGTTTGGGAAGCTCTTTCGATTCCACATCCCAGTGCTGATGTGGGCACGGCACGTCACCCAGGAGACCCGGAACAGACTGAAGGAGCGCAGCGTCCCATATGGCTGGCAGGGCTTGTCCGACACAG CCATTGCTTCCGCCTTGCATCTGCTCAACGACTCTGCCAACAGCTGGCTGTTCGACAAAGCCAGGTTCCCTGAAGGCTGCGTCCGCTGCGCCGTGGTCGGGAATGGAGGGATTCTCAATGGATCCCAGCAAGGCAAGGAGATAGATGCCCATGACTTTGTTTTCAG GCTAAATGGGGCTGTGATCAAAGGCTTTGAAGATGACGTCGGGACCAAGATATCCTTCTATGGTTTCACGGTGAACACAATGAAGAATTCCCTGATCGCCTACGGAGAGTATGGCTTCACCCAGATACCCCAGTCCAAG GACCTGCGGTATATTTTCATCCCCTCGGACATACGCGATTACGTCATGCTGAAGTCAGCCATACTGGGCAGCCGTGTCCAAGAGGGGTACGACAGAGGCGATGA CCCGCGGAAATATTTTGGACCAGAGACATCTGCAAAAAAGTTCAAGCTGCTGCACCCAGATTTCATACATTATCTAACAGCGAG ATTTCTGAGATCTGAAATAATAAATACTCAGTATGGGTATCTGTACATGCCCAGTACTGGTGCCCTCATGCTACTGACAGCTCTACATACCTGTGACCAG GTCAGTGCCTATGGATTTATCACGGACAATTACCGAAAGTTTTCAGACCACTACTACGAGCGGGAGAAGAAGCCTCTGGTGTTCTATGCCAACCATGACATGCTGCTGGAGGCGGAGCTGTGGAAGAGCCTGTACAGGGCAGGCATCATGAAGCTGTATCAGCGGTGA